The Propionibacterium freudenreichii subsp. freudenreichii genome contains a region encoding:
- the rmuC gene encoding DNA recombination protein RmuC, which translates to MSISTVVIAVLLLAVGLAIGFFVGALHTRARDIGRSGELAGAVAQRDALQAQLERTQADREAMSREFQRLSGEAMQRQTLAVNQTAGERLAETKLLMEPVAKSLHEMNDRLLQVERARAQGAADLAQQVASVRHSNETLRRETEALVTALRKPQVRGAWGETQLKRTVEIAGLVDRVDFDTQVATETADGGLRPDMRVNLADGKVIFVDSKAPLGNFIDAFQTDDPDQRTRLLDAYVANVITHINQLGAKNYWRLDAGSPEMVILFLPSDALLQVALDQRPDLHEYAARHGIFLSSPSILIPMLRAVQHGWKQAAFAESAQQVATLGRELYERLSTMGSHMDKLGRSLGGAVKAYNETVGSLEQRVFVTARKFGELQLADDELSSPRAAETSPRVLTAPELVDDTAALEAAPPDPATAGPGSPATPASAASHGVAGPALTQLGRQGEAQ; encoded by the coding sequence ATGAGTATCTCCACCGTGGTGATCGCCGTGCTGCTGCTGGCCGTGGGCCTGGCCATCGGCTTCTTCGTCGGTGCCCTGCACACGCGGGCCCGGGACATCGGACGCTCCGGCGAATTGGCCGGTGCCGTGGCCCAACGCGATGCCCTGCAGGCGCAGTTGGAGCGCACGCAGGCCGATCGCGAGGCGATGTCGCGGGAATTCCAGCGGCTGTCGGGCGAGGCGATGCAGCGGCAGACCCTGGCGGTGAACCAGACCGCCGGGGAGCGCCTGGCCGAGACGAAGCTGCTCATGGAGCCGGTGGCCAAGAGCCTCCACGAGATGAATGACCGCCTGCTGCAGGTGGAGCGGGCCCGTGCCCAGGGCGCCGCCGACCTGGCCCAGCAGGTGGCCAGCGTGCGCCACAGCAATGAGACGCTGCGCCGCGAGACCGAGGCGCTCGTGACGGCCCTGCGCAAGCCCCAGGTGCGGGGTGCCTGGGGCGAGACCCAGCTCAAGCGCACCGTGGAGATCGCCGGACTGGTGGACCGGGTGGACTTCGACACCCAGGTGGCCACCGAGACCGCAGACGGCGGACTCCGCCCGGACATGAGGGTGAACCTGGCCGATGGCAAGGTGATCTTCGTCGATTCGAAGGCGCCGCTGGGCAACTTCATCGACGCCTTCCAGACCGACGACCCCGATCAGCGCACCCGCCTGCTCGACGCGTATGTGGCCAATGTGATCACCCACATCAACCAACTCGGCGCCAAGAACTACTGGCGCCTGGACGCGGGCAGCCCCGAGATGGTGATCCTCTTCCTGCCCAGTGACGCCCTGCTCCAGGTGGCGCTGGACCAGCGTCCCGACCTGCACGAGTACGCGGCCCGCCACGGCATCTTCCTGTCATCGCCGTCGATCCTGATTCCGATGCTGAGGGCCGTGCAGCACGGGTGGAAGCAGGCAGCCTTCGCCGAATCCGCCCAGCAGGTGGCAACGCTGGGTCGCGAGCTCTATGAGCGCCTGTCCACCATGGGCTCCCACATGGACAAGCTGGGTCGTTCGCTGGGCGGTGCCGTGAAGGCCTACAACGAAACCGTCGGGTCCCTGGAGCAGCGCGTGTTCGTGACGGCCCGCAAGTTCGGTGAACTGCAGCTTGCCGACGACGAGCTGTCCTCACCACGGGCCGCCGAGACGAGTCCGCGGGTGCTCACCGCTCCCGAGTTGGTGGACGACACGGCCGCACTCGAAGCCGCCCCACCCGACCCGGCCACGGCTGGCCCGGGGTCGCCCGCTACGCCCGCCTCAGCTGCGTCGCACGGCGTGGCCGGCCCGGCGCTCACGCAACTCGGGCGGCAGGGCGAAGCTCAGTGA
- a CDS encoding 4-hydroxy-3-methylbut-2-enyl diphosphate reductase: MTQEGSTDRPAKHVVVAAPRGYCAGVDRAVVTVQRALAVYGAPVYVRKQIVHNRHVVETLEQQGAIFVDELDEVPAGALVIFSAHGVSPAVREEAARRGLRTIDATCPLVTKVHHEAKRFAKDGVPIVLIGHEGHEEVEGTTGEAPDDITLLQTPEDVDALELDRNQPLAWLTQTTLSVDETRATVERLRERFPNLLDPPSDDICYATQNRQSAVKLIAKHSDLVIVVGSQNSSNSVRLVEVAREAGAKQARRVDNADEIDPDWFDGVNTVGVTSGASVPEELVDGVIARLAQLGYPRADEERLVEESLSFALPPELRERRAGHAVRRS; encoded by the coding sequence ATGACGCAAGAGGGCAGCACCGATCGTCCCGCCAAGCACGTGGTGGTGGCGGCTCCGCGAGGTTATTGCGCCGGCGTCGATCGTGCCGTGGTCACGGTGCAGCGGGCGCTGGCCGTGTACGGGGCGCCGGTCTATGTGCGCAAGCAGATCGTGCACAACCGCCATGTGGTGGAGACCCTGGAACAGCAGGGCGCGATCTTCGTGGATGAGCTCGATGAGGTGCCGGCCGGTGCGCTGGTGATCTTCTCGGCGCACGGGGTCTCCCCGGCGGTGCGCGAGGAGGCGGCGCGCCGCGGGCTGCGCACCATCGACGCCACCTGCCCGTTGGTCACCAAGGTGCACCACGAGGCGAAGCGCTTCGCGAAGGATGGGGTGCCGATCGTGCTGATCGGCCATGAGGGGCACGAGGAGGTCGAGGGCACCACCGGCGAGGCGCCCGACGACATCACGCTGCTGCAGACCCCCGAGGACGTCGATGCGCTCGAGCTGGATCGCAACCAGCCGCTGGCGTGGCTCACCCAGACCACGCTGAGCGTCGATGAGACGCGGGCCACCGTTGAGCGGCTGCGTGAGCGCTTCCCGAATCTGCTCGACCCGCCGAGCGATGACATCTGCTACGCCACCCAGAACCGGCAATCGGCGGTGAAGCTCATTGCCAAGCACTCCGACCTGGTGATCGTGGTGGGCTCGCAGAACTCGTCCAATTCGGTGCGCCTGGTGGAGGTGGCCCGTGAGGCCGGCGCCAAGCAGGCCCGACGCGTGGACAATGCCGACGAGATCGATCCGGACTGGTTCGACGGCGTCAACACGGTGGGCGTCACCAGCGGCGCCTCGGTGCCCGAGGAACTGGTGGACGGGGTGATCGCCCGGCTGGCGCAGTTGGGATATCCCCGCGCCGACGAGGAGCGCCTCGTGGAGGAATCACTGAGCTTCGCCCTGCCGCCCGAGTTGCGTGAGCGCCGGGCCGGCCACGCCGTGCGACGCAGCTGA
- the xseA gene encoding exodeoxyribonuclease VII large subunit yields MSQPASPTPHSGPPSPQGARTSGPAQPASAAASASAAPATKPGQTPQTAERLSTVVGWVKGWVERMNTIWVEAQVIELRRRAGAYMHFLTLRDTSSEVSAQVTATTAVLDQAGPLTEGTTVLAKVRPRVWNKTARLSFECFELRIAGEGQLLAELEKLKRKLQAEGLFSPARKKPLPMIPRLIGLITGADSAAERDVLTNTQRRWPSARFRVRHALVQGPSSVADVTAALAELDADPQVDLIVIARGGGSLENLLPFSDEGLVRAVAAASTPVVSAIGHEPDTPILDLVADLRASTPTDAAKRIVPDAAEERHAVAQLVARARTAIIARVSNAQAELNQLVSRPVLSDPSAALSGHTEQLEMMRFRLDTAIDRLLDHERTDVAHAVQRIRAMSPKATLERGYAIVADADNASVTSVTQTEPGDQLMVFLSDGRLVVEVDDTLPGGSGPAGADDPPAR; encoded by the coding sequence ATGTCGCAGCCCGCCAGCCCCACGCCGCACTCGGGGCCCCCGTCGCCGCAGGGCGCCCGCACCTCCGGTCCTGCCCAACCGGCGTCGGCAGCCGCGTCGGCTTCCGCTGCGCCGGCGACGAAGCCGGGCCAGACCCCCCAGACCGCCGAGCGGTTGAGCACCGTCGTCGGGTGGGTCAAGGGTTGGGTGGAGCGCATGAACACCATCTGGGTGGAGGCCCAGGTGATCGAATTGCGACGCCGCGCCGGCGCCTATATGCACTTCCTCACCCTGCGTGACACGAGCTCCGAGGTGTCGGCCCAGGTCACTGCCACGACGGCGGTGCTCGACCAGGCCGGGCCCCTGACCGAGGGCACCACCGTGCTGGCCAAGGTGCGGCCCCGCGTGTGGAACAAGACCGCCCGCCTCAGCTTCGAATGCTTCGAGCTGCGCATTGCCGGCGAGGGCCAGCTGCTTGCCGAGCTCGAGAAACTCAAGCGCAAGCTCCAGGCCGAGGGCCTGTTCAGCCCCGCCCGCAAGAAGCCGCTCCCGATGATCCCGCGGCTCATCGGACTGATCACCGGCGCCGATTCAGCCGCCGAACGCGATGTGCTCACCAACACCCAACGACGCTGGCCCTCGGCACGATTCCGCGTGCGCCACGCCCTGGTGCAGGGCCCCAGCTCGGTGGCCGATGTCACGGCCGCGCTGGCCGAGCTCGACGCCGACCCGCAGGTTGACCTGATCGTCATTGCCCGCGGTGGTGGTTCCCTGGAGAACCTGCTGCCGTTCAGCGACGAGGGGCTCGTGCGTGCGGTCGCCGCCGCCTCGACGCCCGTGGTGAGCGCCATCGGTCACGAACCGGACACGCCGATCCTCGACCTGGTGGCCGACCTACGGGCGTCGACCCCCACCGACGCCGCCAAGCGCATCGTGCCCGATGCCGCCGAGGAGCGTCACGCCGTGGCCCAGCTGGTGGCCCGGGCGCGCACGGCGATCATCGCCCGCGTCAGCAACGCCCAGGCAGAACTCAACCAGCTGGTCTCGCGTCCCGTGCTCTCCGATCCGTCCGCTGCCCTGTCGGGCCACACCGAGCAGCTCGAGATGATGCGCTTCCGCCTCGACACCGCCATCGATCGGCTGCTCGACCACGAACGCACCGATGTGGCCCATGCCGTGCAGCGCATCCGGGCCATGTCGCCCAAGGCGACCCTGGAGCGCGGCTACGCCATCGTGGCCGATGCGGACAATGCCTCGGTCACCTCAGTGACCCAGACCGAGCCGGGTGACCAGCTGATGGTCTTCCTGTCGGACGGACGCCTGGTGGTGGAGGTTGACGACACACTTCCGGGTGGTTCGGGGCCCGCAGGTGCCGACGACCCGCCCGCACGATGA
- a CDS encoding exodeoxyribonuclease VII small subunit — MAADEQPELSYEQARAELADVVTKLESGGVPLADSMQLWQRGEKLARICQGWLDAARATIDKARQADQAASDAGEIADDE, encoded by the coding sequence ATGGCAGCCGACGAACAGCCCGAACTGAGCTACGAGCAGGCCCGCGCCGAGTTGGCCGATGTGGTGACAAAGCTGGAGTCCGGCGGGGTTCCGCTGGCCGATTCCATGCAGCTGTGGCAGCGCGGCGAGAAGCTCGCACGCATCTGCCAGGGCTGGTTGGACGCGGCCAGGGCGACGATCGACAAGGCGCGCCAAGCTGACCAGGCGGCCTCCGATGCCGGCGAAATCGCCGACGACGAATAG
- the trhA gene encoding PAQR family membrane homeostasis protein TrhA, protein MRGWLHAGMTPLIFLAILALIVHTASWSGRLAEAIYLVTALMLFGNSAIYHRGHWSPRISGMLRRFDHSNIAIFIAGTYTPLAVLMLHGASRVTLLCIVWACAAVEVACRNLWMGAPRILYTGLYIAMGWAAVFWIPQFWRAGGPGVVIWLIAGGLCYTVGAVVYAFKWPNPSPRWFGFHEIFHAGTVVGAACHLVSIWLAAG, encoded by the coding sequence ATGCGCGGCTGGCTGCACGCCGGGATGACCCCACTGATCTTCCTGGCGATCCTGGCGCTGATAGTGCACACCGCCAGCTGGTCGGGACGCCTCGCCGAGGCGATCTACCTGGTCACGGCCCTGATGCTGTTCGGCAACTCGGCGATCTACCACCGCGGCCACTGGAGCCCCCGGATCTCGGGGATGCTGCGCCGCTTCGACCACTCGAACATCGCGATCTTCATCGCGGGCACCTATACGCCGCTGGCGGTGCTGATGCTCCACGGCGCATCGCGGGTGACGCTGCTGTGCATCGTGTGGGCCTGCGCCGCCGTCGAGGTGGCCTGCCGCAACCTGTGGATGGGGGCGCCTCGCATCCTGTACACGGGCCTGTACATCGCGATGGGGTGGGCCGCCGTGTTCTGGATCCCGCAGTTCTGGCGCGCCGGCGGCCCGGGCGTCGTCATCTGGCTGATCGCCGGCGGATTGTGTTACACCGTGGGGGCGGTGGTGTACGCGTTCAAGTGGCCCAATCCGTCACCGCGCTGGTTCGGCTTCCACGAGATCTTCCATGCCGGCACCGTCGTGGGGGCAGCCTGCCACCTTGTCTCCATCTGGCTGGCGGCCGGCTGA
- the uppS gene encoding polyprenyl diphosphate synthase, protein MVHHEGASETWDRLSPTRLIYSTYETRLRAGLDPREMPRHVAVLADGNRRWARTNAPGQPLEVGYKAGADKLREFVGWCDEVGIGVVTLWVLSTENLQRSGPDELLPLMGVIDRLTRDLAAVPDYRVQPMGDLDLLPESLATTLREAALETIDNTGIHINIAVAYGGRHELRDAVRSLLAAEAAKGTTLEELSRTLDPNQIADHLYTKGQPDPDLLIRTSGEQRLSGFLPWQSAHSELYFCEALWPDFRKIDFYRALRSYQQRERRFGK, encoded by the coding sequence ATGGTGCACCACGAAGGGGCGAGCGAAACGTGGGACCGCCTCTCACCTACCCGCCTGATCTATTCCACCTATGAAACACGTCTGCGTGCCGGGCTCGATCCGCGCGAGATGCCACGCCATGTGGCGGTGCTCGCCGACGGGAACCGACGCTGGGCGCGCACCAATGCGCCCGGCCAGCCGCTTGAGGTGGGCTACAAGGCCGGCGCCGACAAGTTGCGCGAATTCGTGGGCTGGTGCGACGAGGTGGGCATCGGCGTGGTCACGCTGTGGGTGTTGTCCACCGAGAACCTGCAACGCTCCGGGCCCGACGAACTACTGCCCCTCATGGGCGTGATCGATCGGCTCACCCGCGACCTGGCCGCCGTGCCCGACTACCGCGTGCAGCCGATGGGCGACCTCGACCTGTTGCCCGAATCGCTGGCGACCACCCTGCGCGAGGCCGCGCTGGAGACCATCGACAACACGGGTATCCACATCAACATCGCCGTCGCCTATGGCGGACGCCACGAACTGCGCGATGCGGTGCGCTCCCTGCTGGCCGCCGAAGCCGCGAAGGGAACCACCCTCGAGGAACTGTCCCGCACCCTGGACCCGAACCAGATCGCCGACCACCTGTACACCAAGGGCCAGCCCGACCCGGACCTACTGATCCGCACCTCGGGCGAGCAGCGGCTCAGCGGCTTCCTGCCCTGGCAGAGCGCCCATTCCGAGCTGTACTTCTGCGAGGCCCTGTGGCCCGATTTCCGCAAGATCGACTTCTATCGCGCGCTGCGCTCCTACCAGCAGCGCGAACGACGCTTCGGGAAGTAG
- a CDS encoding ASCH domain-containing protein, with protein MDLPHRAPTGEDAAPVAQDKPPFAWRELPRAEFGLPGELRDILLTALMAGTKTGTSSLLAEFEREGRDPLAERGGYELVVDSDEAPVAIMRIARVQVLPFAQVDVAHAETEGFPTIEQWRDAHLALWTSRVFLDLLGEPPIMLDGDTAVVLTRFRAYRPGDIVAGHVIDFDA; from the coding sequence ATGGATCTTCCCCATCGCGCCCCGACCGGCGAGGATGCTGCCCCGGTTGCCCAGGACAAGCCGCCCTTCGCGTGGCGCGAGCTGCCAAGGGCCGAATTCGGCCTGCCCGGAGAGCTGCGTGACATCCTGCTCACCGCGCTGATGGCCGGCACCAAGACCGGCACCAGCAGCCTGCTGGCCGAGTTCGAACGCGAGGGACGCGATCCGCTGGCAGAGCGCGGCGGCTACGAGCTGGTGGTCGACTCCGACGAGGCGCCCGTCGCAATCATGCGCATTGCGCGGGTGCAGGTATTGCCCTTCGCGCAGGTCGACGTGGCGCACGCCGAAACCGAGGGATTCCCCACGATCGAGCAGTGGCGCGACGCCCACCTGGCCCTGTGGACCAGCCGGGTCTTCCTCGACCTGCTCGGCGAGCCACCGATCATGCTCGACGGCGACACCGCCGTGGTGCTCACCAGGTTCCGCGCCTACCGCCCCGGCGACATCGTCGCCGGACATGTCATCGACTTCGACGCCTGA
- a CDS encoding DUF255 domain-containing protein: MANRLVAESSPYLRGHADDLIDWWPWGPRALAEARRRQLPVLLSVGYASCHWCHVMAQESFRDPQVAQFVNDNFVAIAVDREERPDVDQVFMNATQALTGQGGWPMTVFCTPDGEPFFAGTYFPSQARDGQPSFLQVCQTLARAWAERRDEVVESGAHIASQLADQASVADPAGDQTGEPPAADELLAGALALVDPDNGGFGTAPKFPQPASLDALMVTGEPHQIGAVQLSLEHIVRGGIHDIVGGGFHRYAVDAAWAVPHFEKMLDDNALLLGTLTRAWRRTGPETGDLREHFELAIRGIVGWLSREMAITTDAGTAFASGQDADSLDADGQRVEGAFYLWTPHQVEAVFNRRDALFAQAVFHLTPKGTMPDHSSTLRLHGDPDPDRLKRILGELREVRAERPAPARDDKVVAGWNGLLADSLTSAAMVFGEPEWLTMARSVLDYLWSVHHFDTDHAARSSLAGVAGPAPAVLEDYAGFALGAARLAGATGDTELLDRAVTVLGRGVELFGADDGGFFDAQHDEALFTRARQLADEGGPSATSIMVTALQVVAGLTGNRDWADRARRAEPGLWQVLEQTPLASGWGLTQLAIDAQATAGMGRAQVAIVDPESRPMGLLARAVWRLAPEGTVAALGTPDAPGFGELFAQRHDIDGAPTAYICRDETCFDPVTDFTRLRDPLWRRVVRASLPADGRRKGTRPAHDHGPGDRAHGAPGHDHGPATDGMRVMSHVATDKPRFEWRTLRTAEFGFPGDQRDALVAAVLDGTKTATSEPLDGYRRHDLDPGDELGNYEVVVDSLNQPVALIRINSVATVPLADVDQAHAARDGRGFTTAAQWRTAHEEFWNSDDFRAKLGEPTLELGDDTPIVLLGFRTYRPGDVVAGHVVDFSDVPGA; encoded by the coding sequence ATGGCCAACCGTCTCGTCGCTGAGAGCTCGCCCTATCTCCGAGGGCATGCCGATGATCTGATCGACTGGTGGCCCTGGGGGCCCCGGGCGCTCGCAGAGGCCCGCCGTCGACAACTGCCCGTGCTGCTGTCCGTCGGATACGCCTCCTGCCACTGGTGCCATGTGATGGCCCAGGAGAGCTTCCGTGATCCGCAGGTGGCCCAGTTCGTCAACGACAATTTCGTGGCGATCGCGGTCGACCGCGAGGAGCGTCCCGACGTCGACCAGGTGTTCATGAACGCCACCCAGGCATTGACCGGCCAGGGCGGCTGGCCGATGACGGTGTTCTGCACGCCCGATGGAGAGCCCTTCTTCGCCGGCACCTATTTCCCTTCGCAGGCCCGCGACGGCCAACCAAGCTTCCTGCAGGTCTGCCAGACGCTTGCCCGGGCATGGGCCGAACGGCGCGACGAGGTCGTCGAATCCGGTGCCCATATCGCCTCCCAACTCGCCGACCAGGCGTCCGTCGCCGACCCGGCGGGGGACCAGACCGGCGAGCCCCCGGCCGCCGATGAACTGCTGGCCGGCGCGCTGGCGCTCGTCGACCCCGACAACGGCGGCTTCGGCACCGCCCCCAAGTTCCCGCAGCCGGCCAGCCTGGATGCCCTCATGGTCACCGGTGAACCGCACCAGATCGGGGCCGTGCAGCTGAGCCTGGAGCACATCGTGCGCGGCGGCATCCACGACATCGTCGGTGGCGGCTTCCACCGCTATGCGGTCGACGCGGCATGGGCCGTCCCGCACTTCGAGAAGATGCTCGACGACAACGCCCTGCTGCTGGGCACGCTCACCCGGGCCTGGCGACGTACCGGGCCCGAGACCGGCGACCTGCGCGAACACTTCGAACTGGCGATCCGCGGCATCGTCGGATGGCTCTCGCGCGAGATGGCGATCACCACCGATGCCGGCACGGCCTTCGCCTCCGGCCAGGACGCCGATTCCCTGGACGCCGACGGCCAGCGGGTCGAGGGGGCCTTCTACCTGTGGACGCCCCACCAGGTGGAGGCCGTGTTCAACCGGCGGGACGCACTGTTCGCCCAGGCGGTCTTCCACCTGACGCCCAAGGGCACGATGCCTGACCACAGCTCGACGCTGCGCCTGCACGGCGACCCGGACCCCGACCGGCTCAAGCGGATCCTTGGCGAGCTGCGCGAGGTGCGCGCCGAGCGTCCCGCCCCCGCCCGCGACGACAAGGTGGTGGCCGGCTGGAACGGGCTGCTGGCCGACTCGCTCACCTCGGCGGCGATGGTCTTCGGTGAACCCGAGTGGCTCACCATGGCACGCTCCGTGCTCGACTACCTGTGGAGCGTGCACCACTTCGACACCGACCACGCGGCGCGCAGCTCCCTGGCCGGCGTGGCGGGTCCCGCACCCGCTGTGCTGGAGGACTACGCCGGCTTCGCGCTGGGTGCCGCTCGCCTTGCCGGTGCCACCGGTGACACCGAGCTGCTGGACCGTGCCGTGACCGTGCTCGGCCGTGGCGTCGAGCTGTTCGGCGCCGACGACGGCGGATTCTTCGACGCCCAACACGACGAGGCACTGTTCACCCGGGCCCGGCAACTGGCCGACGAGGGCGGTCCCTCGGCCACGAGCATCATGGTCACCGCCCTGCAGGTGGTGGCCGGCCTCACCGGCAATCGGGACTGGGCCGACCGCGCCCGCCGTGCCGAACCCGGCCTGTGGCAGGTGCTCGAGCAGACGCCCCTGGCGTCGGGCTGGGGGCTGACGCAATTGGCCATCGACGCGCAGGCGACCGCCGGCATGGGACGCGCCCAGGTGGCGATCGTCGACCCCGAGTCGCGGCCCATGGGCCTGCTGGCCCGCGCGGTGTGGCGGTTGGCGCCCGAGGGCACCGTCGCGGCCCTCGGCACTCCCGACGCGCCCGGCTTCGGGGAACTCTTCGCGCAGCGTCACGACATCGACGGCGCCCCCACCGCCTACATCTGCCGCGACGAGACCTGCTTCGACCCGGTGACCGACTTCACCCGCCTGCGCGACCCCCTGTGGCGACGCGTCGTGCGGGCAAGCCTGCCGGCCGACGGCCGCCGGAAGGGCACACGCCCCGCCCACGACCACGGACCCGGCGATCGAGCCCACGGCGCGCCGGGCCATGACCACGGGCCCGCCACCGACGGGATGCGCGTGATGTCGCACGTCGCCACCGACAAGCCGCGCTTCGAATGGCGCACCCTGCGGACTGCGGAATTCGGGTTCCCCGGAGACCAGCGCGATGCCCTGGTGGCCGCCGTCCTCGACGGCACCAAGACCGCCACGTCGGAGCCGCTCGACGGCTACCGGCGCCATGACCTCGACCCGGGCGACGAGCTCGGCAACTATGAGGTGGTCGTCGACTCGCTCAACCAGCCCGTCGCCCTGATCCGCATCAACAGCGTGGCGACCGTGCCGCTCGCCGACGTCGACCAGGCCCATGCGGCACGCGATGGGCGCGGCTTCACCACCGCCGCCCAGTGGCGCACTGCACACGAGGAGTTCTGGAACAGCGACGACTTCCGCGCCAAGCTCGGTGAGCCCACCCTGGAGCTGGGCGATGACACCCCCATCGTGCTGCTCGGATTCCGCACCTACCGCCCCGGCGACGTCGTGGCCGGGCATGTGGTCGACTTCTCCGACGTCCCCGGGGCCTGA
- the mca gene encoding mycothiol conjugate amidase Mca — protein MSVPTSDPSNAGLRLLHVHAHPDDESSKGAATTLKYVHEGVRVMVATCTGGERGSVLNPAMDRPEVWDHMPEIRRSEMAHAREILGVEQRSLGYIDSGLPEGDPPDPLPPGSFATLDPEVAAAPLVKIIREFKPQVMTTYDENGGYPHPDHIQCHRVSVAAFRQAADPEVLPEYGEPWQVSKLYYQMSFHRLRYAALDAAMHERGMDSPYSERLAEWENRDYEQRITTRVPCGDFFARRDDALRAHESQIDPHGFWFAVPLDIQRKVWPTEDFQLVYSRVPTFVPENDLFDGLRPGTKAPDPSDTWII, from the coding sequence ATGTCAGTGCCCACCAGCGACCCGTCCAACGCGGGTCTGCGACTTCTCCATGTGCATGCCCATCCCGACGACGAGTCGAGCAAGGGCGCGGCCACCACCCTGAAGTACGTCCATGAGGGCGTGCGGGTGATGGTGGCCACATGTACTGGTGGCGAGCGCGGCAGTGTGCTCAACCCGGCGATGGACCGCCCCGAGGTGTGGGACCACATGCCCGAGATCAGGCGTTCGGAGATGGCGCACGCCCGCGAGATCCTCGGTGTGGAGCAGCGCAGCCTGGGATACATCGACTCGGGGTTGCCCGAGGGCGACCCGCCCGACCCGCTGCCGCCGGGCTCCTTCGCCACGCTCGACCCGGAGGTGGCAGCCGCGCCGTTGGTGAAGATCATCCGCGAATTCAAGCCGCAGGTGATGACCACCTATGACGAGAACGGCGGCTATCCCCACCCCGACCACATCCAGTGCCACCGCGTGTCGGTGGCGGCGTTCCGCCAGGCGGCCGATCCCGAGGTGCTGCCCGAGTACGGCGAGCCCTGGCAGGTGAGCAAGCTGTACTACCAGATGAGCTTCCACCGGTTGCGCTATGCGGCCCTCGACGCCGCAATGCACGAACGGGGAATGGATTCCCCCTATTCGGAGCGCCTCGCCGAGTGGGAGAACCGCGACTACGAGCAGCGCATCACCACGCGGGTGCCCTGTGGGGACTTCTTCGCCCGGCGCGACGACGCCCTGCGTGCCCACGAGTCCCAGATCGACCCGCACGGCTTCTGGTTCGCCGTGCCGCTGGACATCCAGCGCAAGGTCTGGCCCACCGAGGACTTCCAGCTGGTCTACAGCCGCGTGCCCACCTTCGTGCCTGAGAACGACCTGTTCGACGGGTTGCGCCCCGGCACCAAGGCACCGGACCCGTCCGATACGTGGATCATCTGA
- the greA gene encoding transcription elongation factor GreA, translating to MSDKQTIWMTQDAYTKLQEELDYLKGEGRSLIAKKIGAAKAEGDLSENGGYHAAREEQGQQELRIRQLEQMLQHAEVGEPQGAPDEVTAGSTVTVAYDGDPDDTDVFLLGSREMMGVDKSVDTQVFSPQSPLGAAVLGRSAGDTVEYQAPNGREVSVKIMKVESFAK from the coding sequence ATGAGTGACAAGCAGACGATCTGGATGACGCAGGATGCGTATACCAAGCTCCAGGAGGAGCTTGACTACCTCAAGGGCGAGGGACGCAGTCTGATCGCCAAGAAGATCGGGGCCGCCAAGGCTGAGGGCGATCTGTCCGAGAACGGCGGCTACCACGCGGCCCGCGAGGAACAGGGCCAGCAGGAACTGCGGATCCGCCAGCTCGAACAGATGCTGCAGCATGCCGAGGTCGGCGAGCCACAGGGCGCTCCCGACGAGGTGACCGCCGGCAGCACCGTGACCGTCGCCTACGACGGCGACCCCGATGACACCGACGTCTTCCTGCTCGGCAGCCGCGAGATGATGGGCGTGGACAAGTCGGTGGACACCCAGGTGTTCAGCCCGCAGTCGCCCCTCGGCGCGGCCGTGCTGGGCAGGAGCGCCGGCGACACCGTCGAATACCAGGCACCGAACGGCCGCGAGGTGTCGGTGAAGATCATGAAGGTCGAATCGTTCGCAAAGTGA
- a CDS encoding DoxX family protein: MGIAHFAARSLFATVFVRRGCAVFQNADQMAGVTDDLLDKVPAPVRDILPDVSAVTLTKLQGGTMTAAGVALALGIAPRLASLVLAAQMVPTTYMGHPFWKYEGGDKVNQQIHFEKNLSLTGGLLVTALGGAKKAKKAKKAKKA; the protein is encoded by the coding sequence ATGGGAATTGCCCACTTTGCAGCGCGTTCGCTGTTCGCCACCGTCTTCGTGCGTCGCGGCTGTGCCGTGTTCCAGAATGCCGATCAGATGGCCGGCGTCACGGACGACCTGCTCGACAAGGTGCCCGCGCCGGTGCGCGACATCCTGCCCGATGTGTCCGCAGTGACCCTCACCAAGCTGCAGGGCGGCACGATGACCGCCGCCGGCGTCGCACTGGCCCTGGGCATCGCTCCCCGGCTGGCATCCCTGGTGCTGGCCGCGCAGATGGTGCCCACCACCTACATGGGCCACCCCTTCTGGAAGTACGAGGGCGGCGACAAGGTGAACCAGCAGATCCACTTCGAGAAGAACCTCTCGCTCACCGGCGGACTGCTCGTCACCGCGCTGGGTGGCGCGAAGAAGGCCAAGAAGGCGAAGAAGGCCAAGAAGGCCTGA